Proteins from a genomic interval of Flammeovirgaceae bacterium SG7u.111:
- the rplA gene encoding 50S ribosomal protein L1: protein MALTKNQKAVLAKYDKEKDYAIAEACSLVKEITYTKFDASVDLDIKLGVDPRKADQMVRGVAVLPHGTGKSLKVLVLCTPDKEEEAKAAGADYVGLDEYVDKIKGGWTDIDVIITMPTVMAKVGQLGRILGPRGLMPNPKAGTVTLEVGKAVNEVKAGKIDFKVDKFGIIHASVGKVSFTSEKLKENAEELINVINRLKPSAAKGTYMQSITLSSTMSPGIKIEKSSISGI, encoded by the coding sequence ATGGCGCTTACAAAAAATCAAAAAGCTGTTCTAGCTAAATACGATAAAGAAAAAGATTATGCTATAGCCGAAGCGTGCTCTCTTGTAAAAGAAATTACTTATACAAAGTTTGACGCTTCTGTTGACTTGGATATCAAACTTGGTGTTGACCCAAGAAAAGCAGATCAAATGGTGAGAGGTGTGGCTGTATTGCCACATGGTACTGGTAAATCACTTAAAGTTTTAGTTCTTTGTACTCCTGACAAAGAAGAAGAAGCTAAAGCTGCGGGTGCTGACTACGTTGGTCTCGACGAATATGTTGACAAGATCAAAGGTGGATGGACTGATATTGATGTAATTATCACTATGCCTACTGTTATGGCTAAAGTTGGTCAGTTAGGTCGTATTCTTGGACCAAGAGGCTTAATGCCTAACCCTAAAGCAGGTACTGTTACACTTGAAGTGGGAAAAGCAGTAAACGAAGTAAAGGCTGGTAAAATCGATTTTAAAGTTGACAAGTTTGGTATCATCCACGCTAGTGTAGGTAAAGTCTCTTTTACTTCTGAGAAATTAAAAGAGAATGCTGAAGAACTTATTAACGTAATCAACAGATTGAAGCCTTCAGCGGCAAAAGGAACTTACATGCAGAGCATAACGCTTTCAAGCACGATGAGTCCAGGTATTAAAATCGAAAAATCTTCAATTTCAGGTATATAA
- the rplJ gene encoding 50S ribosomal protein L10, which yields MTKEEKIQYVGDLTEKLSNTDNFYITDSSGMSVAQINEFRGECFKNGLEYKVVKNTLIKKALDNLEVDYEEFSSEVLKGFSGIIFSPETGNLPAKVLKDYRKKANSVRPILKGASVDSATYVGDDQLDTLSKLKSRLELIGEVIGLLQSPAKNVISGLQGGGQKLVGILKTLEERGDN from the coding sequence ATGACTAAAGAAGAAAAAATCCAATACGTTGGTGATTTGACGGAAAAGTTATCAAACACTGACAATTTCTATATAACTGACTCATCTGGGATGAGTGTTGCTCAAATCAACGAATTTAGAGGCGAATGCTTCAAAAACGGTCTTGAGTACAAAGTAGTTAAGAACACATTAATAAAGAAGGCTTTAGATAATCTTGAAGTTGATTACGAAGAGTTTTCTAGTGAAGTATTAAAAGGCTTTTCTGGTATCATCTTTTCTCCTGAGACTGGTAATCTTCCAGCTAAGGTTCTTAAAGATTACCGCAAAAAAGCAAACTCTGTAAGACCAATTCTGAAAGGAGCTTCAGTTGATAGCGCTACGTACGTTGGTGATGACCAACTTGATACACTTAGTAAACTTAAGTCCCGCTTGGAGCTTATCGGAGAAGTTATTGGCTTACTTCAATCGCCTGCTAAGAATGTTATTTCTGGCTTGCAAGGTGGAGGTCAAAAGCTTGTTGGAATCCTTAAAACCCTTGAGGAAAGAGGAGATAACTAA
- the rplL gene encoding 50S ribosomal protein L7/L12, whose protein sequence is MAELKEFAEQLVNLTVKEVNELAQILKDEYGIEPAAAAATVVAAAGGGDEAAAAEQTEFDVILKAPGGAKLAVVKLVKSLSGLGLKEAKALVDETPSTIKEGVSKEEAEDLKKQLEEAGAEVELK, encoded by the coding sequence ATGGCAGAATTAAAAGAATTCGCAGAACAATTAGTTAACTTGACTGTAAAAGAAGTTAACGAATTAGCACAAATATTAAAAGACGAGTACGGCATAGAGCCTGCTGCTGCTGCTGCAACTGTAGTTGCTGCTGCTGGTGGTGGTGATGAAGCTGCTGCTGCTGAGCAAACTGAGTTTGACGTTATTCTTAAAGCTCCAGGTGGTGCTAAGTTAGCCGTTGTTAAGCTTGTGAAGAGCTTGTCAGGTCTAGGTCTTAAAGAAGCTAAAGCTCTTGTAGATGAAACACCATCTACTATCAAAGAAGGTGTTTCTAAAGAAGAAGCTGAAGATTTGAAAAAGCAGCTTGAAGAAGCTGGTGCTGAAGTTGAATTGAAGTAG
- a CDS encoding site-2 protease family protein — MFGNIFFFSNAPLDYDNFLAGFYFSIPFLSILTAHEFGHYFTAKYYKLKVTLPYYIPMWFLGFGPSIGTMGAFIQIKSPLHTRKQFFDVGIAGPLAGFILAIGVIFYGFTHLPSPEQIFEIHPEYAQYGLDYADYVYEDMPEGSIVMGTNLLFEFFKEFVVEDPSLIPNEYEIMHSPLLLAGFLACFFTALNLIPIGQLDGGHILYGLIGPRLHRWVSPALFILFIFFGGLGLFSAQDFHVDWSHNLEMTLIYLVYLYFTFSKITKDPKSIALIAVSVYTAQFLFKSMVPTVEGYTGWLVFGFLIGRFLGVYHPPAIYEQPIGWKRKVIGWLSLIIFVISFSPTPFIIK; from the coding sequence ATGTTTGGAAATATTTTCTTTTTTTCCAATGCCCCATTAGATTATGATAATTTTCTAGCTGGATTTTACTTTTCAATTCCTTTTTTATCCATCCTAACAGCTCATGAATTTGGGCATTACTTTACCGCAAAATATTACAAACTCAAAGTCACCCTTCCCTACTACATCCCCATGTGGTTTTTGGGCTTTGGTCCTAGCATAGGAACTATGGGAGCATTCATCCAAATCAAAAGCCCTCTCCATACTAGAAAACAATTTTTTGATGTAGGGATCGCAGGACCATTAGCAGGCTTTATTTTGGCTATCGGTGTCATTTTTTATGGCTTTACACACCTTCCCTCCCCAGAACAGATATTTGAGATTCATCCAGAATATGCTCAATATGGATTGGATTACGCCGACTATGTTTATGAAGATATGCCTGAAGGCTCAATAGTAATGGGAACAAACCTACTCTTTGAGTTCTTTAAAGAATTTGTGGTTGAAGACCCTTCTCTTATTCCAAATGAATATGAGATTATGCACAGTCCTCTTTTACTTGCAGGCTTTCTTGCTTGCTTTTTTACCGCACTAAATTTAATTCCCATAGGTCAACTCGACGGAGGACATATTCTGTATGGCTTGATTGGACCACGCCTTCACAGATGGGTTTCTCCAGCTTTATTTATACTGTTTATATTTTTTGGTGGGTTAGGTCTCTTTTCCGCTCAAGATTTTCATGTAGACTGGAGTCATAACCTTGAAATGACGCTAATTTACCTAGTATATCTTTACTTCACATTCAGTAAAATAACTAAGGATCCAAAGTCTATTGCATTAATAGCAGTTTCTGTGTATACGGCTCAATTTTTATTTAAATCGATGGTTCCAACGGTTGAAGGATATACAGGCTGGCTAGTATTTGGCTTTTTAATAGGTAGGTTTTTGGGGGTATATCACCCCCCTGCAATTTATGAACAGCCAATTGGGTGGAAAAGAAAAGTGATAGGCTGGCTATCACTCATCATTTTCGTTATTTCTTTTTCTCCTACGCCTTTTATTATAAAATAA
- the cas6 gene encoding CRISPR-associated endoribonuclease Cas6, with amino-acid sequence MRIRIIFKLKNKGAILPFHHQKQIRFLLKEVLGDELLNSTNLFNYSGLKGQTKVGREGLHYFSKRVTLVFSAMDEKFINTVIDKLFKNQHVLLGDLILEPEYVEKELTKPLTSSCRYLCLSPLVVINEESSEQNKEFIHPTNDTFSDYLYESTMERMEYSGLYDAKEIESFFRFQIVPDKIYLDKIARQDKKFARIYTTITKGEIKEVRGYTFPFSLYADPRVQEFIYNCGFGELTENGFGMLDMASVEEVAREVIYDRSMQQGS; translated from the coding sequence TTGAGGATAAGAATAATTTTTAAGCTAAAGAACAAAGGCGCTATCTTGCCCTTTCATCACCAAAAGCAAATTCGTTTTTTGCTTAAAGAAGTGTTGGGAGATGAGCTATTGAATAGCACCAACCTTTTTAACTACTCTGGACTGAAGGGCCAAACTAAGGTTGGTCGAGAGGGATTGCATTACTTTTCAAAAAGAGTAACGCTTGTTTTTTCTGCAATGGATGAAAAGTTTATCAATACAGTTATTGATAAACTTTTCAAAAACCAACATGTGCTTTTGGGTGATCTTATTTTAGAACCAGAATATGTAGAAAAAGAACTTACCAAGCCTCTCACATCTTCATGTAGATATCTTTGTTTATCACCTTTGGTGGTAATTAATGAAGAAAGTAGTGAGCAGAATAAAGAATTTATCCATCCAACAAATGATACATTTTCTGATTATTTGTATGAATCTACGATGGAGAGGATGGAATATTCAGGGCTGTACGACGCAAAAGAGATAGAGTCATTCTTTAGGTTTCAAATCGTACCAGATAAAATCTATCTCGATAAGATTGCTCGTCAAGACAAGAAATTTGCCCGTATTTATACGACAATAACCAAAGGAGAAATCAAAGAAGTAAGAGGGTATACATTCCCATTTTCATTATATGCTGATCCAAGAGTACAGGAGTTTATATACAATTGTGGGTTTGGCGAATTGACAGAAAATGGCTTTGGTATGTTAGATATGGCATCTGTTGAAGAAGTAGCAAGAGAAGTTATTTACGACCGTTCTATGCAGCAGGGTTCATAG
- a CDS encoding SAM-dependent methyltransferase, whose protein sequence is MKLFLIPSPLADTNLNWVSPQLREAVSSCDYYLVEKEKTARRFLGSLSIKESIRDLNFFVLDKKTKLREIELFFNKIPTTENVGVISEAGCPGIADPGAMAVEYAHKKGIEVEPIVGPSSIFLALMSSGLSGQRFVFHGYLPIDKSKRLAYIKKMEQASVRNRETQIFMETPYRNNHLMTDLIATCQIDTKICIAANIHHPDQMIKTKTVNGWKKTTVELHKKPTIFLIMA, encoded by the coding sequence GTGAAGTTATTTCTCATTCCAAGCCCTCTTGCCGATACTAATTTAAACTGGGTTTCTCCCCAACTGCGTGAAGCGGTTTCATCATGCGATTATTACTTGGTGGAAAAAGAAAAAACGGCTAGGAGATTTTTGGGCTCGTTAAGCATTAAAGAGAGTATAAGAGATCTTAATTTCTTTGTCCTAGATAAAAAAACAAAGCTTAGAGAAATCGAACTTTTCTTCAATAAAATCCCTACTACCGAAAATGTGGGGGTGATCTCTGAAGCTGGATGCCCTGGCATAGCCGATCCTGGGGCGATGGCTGTGGAATACGCTCATAAAAAAGGAATAGAGGTGGAGCCTATAGTAGGACCTTCCTCCATTTTCCTAGCATTAATGTCTTCGGGGCTTTCTGGGCAACGGTTCGTGTTCCATGGTTACTTGCCCATTGATAAAAGCAAAAGGCTGGCATACATAAAGAAAATGGAGCAAGCTTCTGTTAGAAATAGGGAAACTCAAATTTTTATGGAAACCCCCTATAGAAACAATCACTTAATGACGGACTTAATCGCTACATGCCAAATCGATACCAAAATTTGCATTGCAGCAAACATCCATCACCCCGACCAAATGATTAAAACAAAAACAGTAAATGGATGGAAAAAGACGACAGTAGAACTTCATAAAAAGCCTACTATCTTCCTTATAATGGCTTAA
- a CDS encoding histidine phosphatase family protein, with translation MDKDIYIIRHGETDYNNKRLVQGSGIDSDLNETGVMQAKAFFHHYQEVGFDKIYTSKLKRTHQSVRSFIDESLPWQQLEGLNEISWGHKEGRPLTSKDDEDYANMLIGWRSGDYHRKPKGGESPYEVQERQKKAWKYIMSNEHESKVLVCMHGRAIRILLCFLLGTELKDMDQFEHKNLCLYHLRYSDGRYEILKRSDVEHIKKYQALQVRKVG, from the coding sequence ATGGATAAAGATATTTACATAATACGACACGGAGAGACTGACTATAATAACAAAAGACTTGTTCAGGGAAGTGGAATCGATTCTGACTTAAATGAGACAGGAGTGATGCAGGCAAAAGCATTTTTTCATCACTATCAAGAAGTGGGGTTTGATAAGATTTATACATCAAAGCTAAAGAGGACTCATCAGTCTGTTAGGAGCTTCATTGATGAAAGCTTGCCTTGGCAGCAGCTAGAAGGCCTGAACGAAATTTCTTGGGGGCACAAAGAGGGGAGACCACTCACTAGTAAAGATGATGAGGATTATGCAAACATGCTCATAGGGTGGAGAAGTGGCGATTACCATAGAAAACCCAAAGGCGGTGAAAGTCCTTACGAAGTGCAGGAAAGGCAGAAAAAAGCATGGAAATATATTATGTCAAATGAGCATGAGAGTAAAGTGCTTGTTTGCATGCATGGTAGAGCTATTCGGATTCTTTTGTGCTTCCTTTTAGGAACTGAGCTAAAAGATATGGATCAATTTGAGCACAAAAACCTATGTCTGTATCATTTAAGATATAGCGATGGAAGGTACGAGATCTTAAAAAGATCTGACGTAGAACATATAAAGAAGTACCAAGCTCTGCAAGTTAGGAAAGTAGGCTAA
- a CDS encoding HAD family phosphatase, translating into MQHIKNVIFDLGGVIMNLHFDRTYDAFNELIGQDFKEIFAQHKQDPVIDQYETGRSTTEEFRDGLREMFGLPQLADDAIDKAWNAMLGDIPKERIEFVKKVGKEKRVFLLSNTNALHKTYFDKVYSDTVGGGDIEELFEQAYYSHTSHDRKPNVSIFQMVCHENELKPSETVFIDDTLQHVEGARKAGLEAIHLQLPTTILDLGLI; encoded by the coding sequence ATGCAGCACATCAAGAATGTAATATTTGATTTGGGAGGGGTGATAATGAACCTCCATTTTGACCGAACTTACGATGCTTTTAATGAGTTGATCGGTCAAGATTTTAAAGAGATATTTGCCCAACACAAACAAGATCCAGTAATAGATCAGTACGAAACAGGTCGTTCAACCACCGAAGAATTTCGAGACGGATTGAGGGAAATGTTTGGGCTGCCTCAATTAGCAGATGATGCTATTGATAAGGCTTGGAATGCTATGCTAGGCGATATTCCTAAAGAACGAATCGAGTTTGTAAAAAAAGTAGGAAAGGAGAAAAGGGTGTTTTTACTAAGTAATACAAATGCTTTACACAAAACCTATTTCGACAAAGTCTATTCAGATACTGTGGGTGGAGGGGATATAGAAGAGTTATTTGAACAAGCATACTATTCACATACCTCACACGATCGCAAGCCAAATGTGAGTATCTTTCAAATGGTTTGTCATGAAAACGAGTTGAAACCTAGTGAAACCGTCTTTATCGACGATACCTTGCAACATGTAGAAGGTGCTAGAAAAGCTGGTTTGGAAGCTATTCACCTCCAATTACCTACTACTATTCTCGATTTAGGTCTTATTTAG